A single Lactuca sativa cultivar Salinas chromosome 8, Lsat_Salinas_v11, whole genome shotgun sequence DNA region contains:
- the LOC128127650 gene encoding uncharacterized mitochondrial protein AtMg00810-like, with the protein MELLFLEEIANEFVAESSNRTQSADDGEPKNVEMDLNETSWVDAMHEELNQFEKLGVWKLVDLPKGKRALDTRWVYRNKQDDSGVIVRNKARLVVCGFRQIEGLDYTELCKEFEGVMKKWFEMSSLGEMTMFMGLHVKQSSTGILIHQAKYVDDILEKFGFRDAKTALTPTAKRPLRAPNHEGESVDQTYYRSMIGSLMYLTASRPDIMFAVCQCARFQANPKLSYLIAAKRIFRYLKGCPKMGFWYPKNPEFDLYAFVDSNYGGCELDRKSTLGGCRFLGDRLVSWQCKK; encoded by the exons agcccaaaaacgttgaaatggatttgaatgaGACCAGCTGGGTAGACGCGATGCATGAAGAGCTTAATCAGTTTgaaaaactcggggtttggaaattggttgacttACCAAAGGGAAAAAGGGCTCTTGACACGCGTTGGGTCTATCGTAATAAGCAAGATGATTCGGGAGTGATTGTCAGAAATAAAGCAAGGTTAGTGGTTTGTGGGTTTCGACAGATTGAGGGTCTTGACTATACTGAG CTTTGCAAGGAGTTTGAAGGCGTAATGAAAAAATggtttgagatgagttctctTGGGGAGATGACCATGTTTATGGGGCTTCATGTCAAACAATCTTCTACCGGAATCCTTATTCATCAAGcaaagtatgtggatgatatactgGAGAAGTTCGGGTTCAGAGATGCGAAAACTGCTCTTACACCCACGGCGAAGAGACCTCTACGGGCTCCTAATCAtgaaggcgaatccgtagatcagacgtattatcgatcgatgatcggttcGCTCATGTATCTGACTGCTAGTCGTCCAGACATAATGTTTGCAGTCTGTCAATGTGCACGCTTCCAGGCCAATCCTAAACTTTCTTATCTTATTGCTGCTAAACGGatttttcggtatctcaaaggtTGCCCAAAAATGGGcttttggtatccgaaaaatccaGAATTTGACCTTTATGCTTTTGTAGACAGCAACTATGGCGGGTGTGAGCTTGATAGAAAATCGACGTTAGGAGGATGCCGATTTCTTGGAGATAGACTGgtctcatggcagtgcaagaagtaG
- the LOC111905864 gene encoding mediator of RNA polymerase II transcription subunit 31 isoform X1, whose protein sequence is MASSHEDDDSSNTHSSPKKVYQDPDDGRQRFLLELEFIQCLANPTYIHYLAQNRYFEDEAFIGYLKYLQYWQRPEYIKYIMYPHCLYFLELLQNASFRNAMAHPANKELTHRQQFYFWKNYRNNRLKHILPRPLPETTAPPPSNAVPPPPTTTIAAASSGGPVAVPPVLSPMQYGVPSGPPLKSDPRSGIDRRKRKKDG, encoded by the exons ATGGCTTCAAGTCATGAAGATGATGACTCCTCAAATACCCACAGCTC GCCCAAGAAAGTATACCAAGATCCAGATGATGGGCGTCAAAGATTTTTACTTGAACTGGAATTCATACAATGCCTTGCGAATCCAACTTATATTCACT ATTTGGCTCAGAATCGTTATTTTGAAGATGAAGCTTTCATTGGCTACTTGAAATACCTTCAATACTGGCAACGACCAGAGTACATAAAATACATAAT GTATCCACATTGTCTTTACTTTCTAGAACTTCTACAAAATGCAAGTTTCCGCAATGCAATGGCACATCCAGCCAATAAGGAGTTGACACATAGGCAGCAGTTTTACTTTTGGAAGAACTACAGGAATAATCGGTTGAAACATATCTTACCAAGGCCCCTTCCGGAAACTACTGCACCACCACCATCCAATGCAGTTCCACCACCTCCAACCACCACCATTGCTGCTGCTTCTTCTGGTGGTCCTGTGGCTGTGCCGCCAGTACTCTCGCCTATGCAGTATGGTGTACCTTCTGGTCCACCTCTAAAAAGTGACCCTAGGAGTGGGATTGATAGAAGAAAGAGAAA GAAAGATGGATAG
- the LOC111905864 gene encoding mediator of RNA polymerase II transcription subunit 31 isoform X2, producing the protein MASSHEDDDSSNTHSSPKKVYQDPDDGRQRFLLELEFIQCLANPTYIHYLAQNRYFEDEAFIGYLKYLQYWQRPEYIKYIMYPHCLYFLELLQNASFRNAMAHPANKELTHRQQFYFWKNYRNNRLKHILPRPLPETTAPPPSNAVPPPPTTTIAAASSGGPVAVPPVLSPMQYGVPSGPPLKSDPRSGIDRRKRK; encoded by the exons ATGGCTTCAAGTCATGAAGATGATGACTCCTCAAATACCCACAGCTC GCCCAAGAAAGTATACCAAGATCCAGATGATGGGCGTCAAAGATTTTTACTTGAACTGGAATTCATACAATGCCTTGCGAATCCAACTTATATTCACT ATTTGGCTCAGAATCGTTATTTTGAAGATGAAGCTTTCATTGGCTACTTGAAATACCTTCAATACTGGCAACGACCAGAGTACATAAAATACATAAT GTATCCACATTGTCTTTACTTTCTAGAACTTCTACAAAATGCAAGTTTCCGCAATGCAATGGCACATCCAGCCAATAAGGAGTTGACACATAGGCAGCAGTTTTACTTTTGGAAGAACTACAGGAATAATCGGTTGAAACATATCTTACCAAGGCCCCTTCCGGAAACTACTGCACCACCACCATCCAATGCAGTTCCACCACCTCCAACCACCACCATTGCTGCTGCTTCTTCTGGTGGTCCTGTGGCTGTGCCGCCAGTACTCTCGCCTATGCAGTATGGTGTACCTTCTGGTCCACCTCTAAAAAGTGACCCTAGGAGTGGGATTGATAGAAGAAAGAGAAAGTAA
- the LOC111905863 gene encoding polyadenylate-binding protein 2, with product MDHMAEQDQDQEHEVYGGDIPDEGEMDADVEMSRNETEGDENNNSKDLEDMKKRLKEIEEEAGALREMQAKVEKEMGSVQDDPSGASATQAEKEEADARSIYVGNVDYACTPEEVQQHFQSCGTVNRVTILTDKFGQPKGFAYVEFVELEAIPNALLLNESELHGRQLKVAAKRTNVPGMKQFRGRRSNPYLGFNSRRPFMPGPPMYSPYGRIPRARRPMRYRPY from the exons ATGGATCACATGGCGGAGCAAGACCAAGATCAGGAACACGAAGTGTACGGCGGAGATATACCAGATGAAGGAGAAATGGACGCCGATGTTGAGATGTCGAGGAACGAAACGGAAGGAGATGAAAACAACAACTCGAAG GATTTAGAGGATATGAAGAAGAGACTGAAGGAGATTGAAGAAGAAGCTGGCGCTCTTCGGGAAATGCAGGCAAAAGTTGAGAAGGAGATGGGCTCCGTTCAAG ATGATCCTTCGGGTGCTTCTGCAACTCAGGCTGAAAAAGAGGAAGCAGATGCGCGTTCTATATATGTTGGTAAT GTGGATTATGCATGTACACCTGAGGAAGTTCAGCAGCATTTTCAATCATGTGGAACAGTGAACAGGGTGACAATTTTAACAGATAAATTTGGTCAACCAAAAGGTTTTGCATATGTTGAATTTGTGGAGCTTGAAGCTATTCCAAATGCTCTCCTTTTAAATGAATCAGAATTACATGGTCGTCAACTCAAG GTTGCTGCTAAAAGAACAAATGTCCCTGGAATGAAACAATTCAGAGGCAGGCGTTCCAATCCTTATCTTGGATTCAATTCCCGGAGGCCTTTCATGCCTGGCCCACCAATGTACTCTCCATATGG aagGATTCCAAGGGCAAGAAGGCCAATGAGATACCGACCATATTGA
- the LOC111905865 gene encoding pectinesterase 1, with product MVRYLFLIILNIILIILPSTISDDSIPIPQERSQVKKWFKENVKPLQARKATLDPDLVAAEKKPRIIRVMKKGGGDFTTICDAVKTIPLKNTKRVIVFIGPGEYVEKIKMEREMKFVTLMGDPDNMPTLIFNGNAATYTTVESGTLTVDGDYFVAANLHIKNSSPRPNGKTKGSQAAAMRIGGDMAAFYNVRFYGFQDTLCDDRGRHFFKDCYIEGTADFIFGNARSIYLNTEVHCIPGELQSWITAQAREMDETDTGYVFVHCPVTGLGQGWYLGRAWKGFSRVVFAYSKLGPIVDPKGWSSNNKPLPDKNLYFAEYKNKGKGSDMIGRERFVKKLTDAEAKRFISLSYIGGSKWLLPPPKPNKFRPKRKLQVFNS from the exons ATGGTAAGATATTTGTTTCTGATTATTCTCAACATAATCTTAATCATTCTTCCTTCAACCATTTCGGACGATAGTATACCAATCCCACAAGAACGATCCCAAGTAAAGAAATGGTTCAAAGAAAACGTAAAACCTTTACAAGCCCGAAAAGCAACCCTTGATCCTGACTTAGTGGCTGCAGAAAAAAAACCGAGGATCATAAGAGTCATGAAGAAAGGTGGTGGTGATTTCACAACAATTTGTGATGCTGTAAAAACCATCCCATTAAAGAATACAAAAAGGGTTATTGTGTTCATCGGACCAGGAGAATATGTTGAAAAGATAAAAATGGAGAGGGAAATGAAGTTTGTTACTTTAATGGGAGATCCTGACAACATGCCTACCTTGATTTTCAATGGAAATGCCGCAACTTATACCACGGTTGAAAGCGGGACATTAACCGTTGATGGTGATTATTTTGTCGCGGCCAATTTGCATATTAAG AATTCGAGCCCGAGACCAAATGGAAAAACGAAAGGAAGCCAAGCGGCTGCAATGAGGATTGGAGGGGACATGGCGGCGTTCTACAACGTAAGATTTTATGGGTTTCAAGATACTTTATGCGATGATCGTGGCCGCCATTTCTTCAAAGATTGTTACATCGAAGGAACAGCTGATTTCATCTTTGGTAATGCAAGATCTATCTATCTG AACACGGAAGTACATTGCATTCCAGGAGAATTACAGTCGTGGATAACAGCACAAGCACGGGAAATGGATGAAACAGACACGGGATATGTGTTTGTGCATTGCCCGGTGACCGGATTAGGGCAAGGTTGGTACTTAGGAAGAGCATGGAAGGGGTTTTCAAGGGTGGTGTTTGCTTACTCGAAATTAGGTCCTATCGTCGATCCTAAAGGGTGGAGCTCTAATAATAAACCTTTACCTGACAA GAACCTGTATTTTGCGGAATATAAGAACAAAGGAAAAGGTTCGGATATGATAGGAAGAGAGCGATTTGTGAAGAAGCTTACAGACGCAGAAGCTAAGCGGTTTATCAGCCTTTCGTACATTGGAGGCAGCAAGTGGCTTCTTCCACCTCCAAAACCTAACAAGTTTAGGCCCAAAAGAAAATTGCAAGTCTTCAATAGTTAG
- the LOC111905866 gene encoding superoxide dismutase [Fe], chloroplastic, translating to MMPMAAATTTASHLTSFLSTPEFCGLSRSLQGPQRQRRCTSRSVHWKISASVNLKPPPYSLHALEPHMSKETLEYHWGKHHRAYVDNLNKQIEGTELDEMTLETIISTSYNKGDVLPAFNNAAQVWNHEFFWESMKPNGGGKPSGELLALINRDFGSFGGLINEFKSAATTQFGSGWAWLVYKEHKLDIPNARNPRPSEEDKKLVVVKSPNAVNPLVWEYHPLLAIDVWEHAYYLDFENRRPDYISVFLDKLVSWEAVSLRLEAAKVLVAEREKEMAEIDAVDDVDTGEPEDADNMYFGSDPEEFLDDE from the exons ATGATGCCAATGGCGGCTGCCACGACAACCGCTTCTCATCTTACTTCATTTCTTTCCACCCCAG AATTTTGTGGCCTATCTCGGAGCTTACAAGGGCCACAGAGACAG AGACGGTGTACTAGTAGATCTGTTCATTGGAAAATATCAGCCAGCGTTAATCTGAAACCTCCTCCTTATTCACTG CATGCTCTAGAACCGCATATGAGCAAAGAGACATTGGAGTATCATTGGGGAAAACACCACAGAGCTTATGTCGACAACCTGAACAAACAAATTGAAGGAACTGAACTAGATGAAATGACATTAGAAACCATAATATCGACTTCATATAACAAAGGCGATGTTCTTCCAGCCTTCAACAACGCTGCACAGGTATGGAACCACGAATTCTTCTGGGAGTCCATGAAACCTAATGGTGGTGGAAAGCCTTCTGGAGAACTTTTAGCATTAATAAACAGAGATTTTGGCTCGTTTGGAGGCCTAATCAATGAGTTTAAATCAGCTGCCACTACTCAGTTTGGTTCTGGTTGGGCTTGGCTTGTTT ATAAAGAGCATAAACTTGACATACCAAATGCTAGAAATCCACGTCCATCAGAGGAAGATAAGAAGCTTGTTGTGGTAAAGAGCCCAAATGCAGTTAATCCTCTTGTTTGGGAGTACCAT CCTCTCCTTGCCATAGATGTCTGGGAG CATGCATACTACCTTGATTTTGAG AACCGTAGGCCGGATTATATATCAGTGTTCCTTGATAAGCTTGTATCATGGGAGGCAGTGAGTTTGAGGCTTGAAGCAGCAAAGGTTTTGGTGGCAGAGAGAGAAAAGGAGATGGCAGAAATAGATGCGGTTGATGATGTGGACACGGGAGAGCCCGAGGATGCAGATAATATGTACTTTGGAAGTGACCCTGAGGAGTTTTTGGATGATGAATGA